The following are from one region of the Stenotrophomonas lactitubi genome:
- a CDS encoding BLUF domain-containing protein, translating to MPLRAIAYISQSKPDLSAERLQMLVEDAARFNKLAGVTGVLLNDGERFLQYIEGPPDGIDSVYERILQAGSHVDIVELARGRVGQRQFPYWAMRVLPVDAALLRQLSAGDWAGFARTVNGDSALFTAVDLLTEVVRPALSAG from the coding sequence ATGCCACTGCGTGCCATCGCCTACATCAGCCAGTCCAAGCCGGATCTTTCCGCCGAACGTCTGCAGATGCTGGTCGAGGACGCCGCGCGCTTCAACAAGCTGGCAGGGGTGACCGGCGTGCTGCTGAATGACGGCGAGCGCTTCCTGCAGTACATCGAAGGGCCACCCGATGGCATCGATTCGGTGTATGAGCGCATCCTGCAGGCTGGCAGTCATGTCGACATCGTCGAGCTCGCGCGCGGCCGGGTCGGCCAGCGTCAGTTTCCGTACTGGGCGATGCGCGTGTTGCCGGTGGACGCTGCGCTGCTGCGCCAGCTTTCCGCAGGGGACTGGGCGGGGTTCGCCCGTACGGTGAACGGTGACAGTGCACTGTTCACCGCGGTGGATCTGTTGACCGAGGTCGTGCGGCCGGCGCTCAGCGCAGGCTGA
- a CDS encoding ArsR/SmtB family transcription factor — protein sequence MAAHAAQAAALLKSLAHPARLRVLCRLVESEAPVPELQAVTGLSASALSQHLAVLRHLDVVATRRQAQTLHYRLLDGPALGVLQALHAAYCAPQR from the coding sequence ATGGCCGCGCATGCCGCACAGGCGGCCGCCCTGCTGAAATCACTGGCCCACCCGGCGCGACTGCGTGTGTTGTGTCGTCTGGTGGAAAGCGAAGCACCCGTGCCGGAACTGCAGGCGGTGACCGGCCTGAGCGCATCGGCGCTGTCACAGCATCTGGCCGTGCTGCGCCATCTGGATGTGGTGGCAACGCGACGACAGGCACAGACACTGCACTATCGGCTGCTGGACGGTCCGGCGCTGGGGGTACTTCAGGCATTGCACGCGGCGTACTGCGCACCGCAGCGCTAG
- the thrA gene encoding bifunctional aspartate kinase/homoserine dehydrogenase I produces the protein MSSIAPAHSPAASALAAPSTVVHKFGGTSVADAERYRHVAGLLLARPESLQVSVVSAMKGVTDALIELAHLAAQGDAGWQEAWHALRARHRGAAVALLGEQVGDTVDWIDARFDQLAEVLAALAVIGELPREVLDRVQGLGEVFSAQLLGTHLRALGEDCAVLDARDVLVVGHGELGVDVDWDASAGRLAAWRLQHPQLRVVATGFVARDRQDRVTTLGRNGSDYSGAIFAALFNADELHIWTDVDGVLSADPRLVPEAVQLHALSYDEACELAYFGAKVVHPQTMSPAIRLGLPIFIRNTFHPGHPGTRISAERSPRGPVKGLTLSADLALLNLEGTGLIGVPGTAERVFAALRQAQVSVVMISQGSSEHSICCVVRAGEAARGRDAVVQAFSHELAAGQVQRVQVSEGVSVLAAVGDGMAGQPGVAARLFESLGRAQVNILAIAQGSSERNISVAVASADATRALRAAHAGFWLSPQTFAVGVIGPGNVGAALLDQLLAARPQLLAKANVDLRLRALASRSRMRLEADGLHEDWRQALQDAGQASDLDQFTEHLLAAHLPHAVVIDCSGSAEVAERYEGWLAAGIHVVTPNKQAGAGPLARYQRIRAAAAASGARFRYEATVGAGLPVITTLRDLVDTGDEVLAIEGIFSGTLAWLFNRFDGSQPFSELVAQARSMGYTEPDPRDDLSGVDVARKLVILAREAGHALSLEQVQVESLVPALLREGSVDDFMARLGASDDALLARLHDARERGAVLRYVARLGPDGASVGLQELPADHAFANLRLTDNVVQFRTRRYCDNPLVVQGPGAGPEVTAAGVFADLLRVAAGEGARL, from the coding sequence ATGTCTTCCATCGCCCCCGCCCATTCGCCTGCTGCGTCCGCTCTGGCTGCGCCGTCCACTGTCGTGCACAAGTTCGGCGGCACTTCGGTGGCCGACGCTGAGCGCTATCGCCATGTTGCCGGTCTGCTGCTGGCCCGCCCCGAGTCGTTGCAGGTCAGCGTGGTCTCGGCCATGAAGGGTGTTACCGACGCGCTGATCGAACTGGCGCACCTGGCAGCCCAGGGCGATGCCGGCTGGCAGGAAGCCTGGCATGCACTGCGCGCACGCCATCGCGGCGCCGCTGTAGCGCTGCTGGGTGAGCAGGTGGGCGACACCGTGGACTGGATCGACGCGCGCTTCGATCAGCTGGCCGAGGTGCTGGCCGCCCTGGCGGTGATCGGTGAACTGCCGCGCGAAGTGCTCGACCGCGTGCAGGGCCTGGGCGAAGTGTTCTCCGCACAGTTGCTTGGCACCCATCTGCGCGCGCTGGGTGAGGACTGCGCGGTGCTGGATGCACGCGATGTGCTGGTGGTCGGCCATGGCGAACTGGGCGTGGATGTCGACTGGGATGCCAGTGCCGGCCGTCTTGCCGCGTGGCGGCTGCAGCACCCGCAGCTGCGCGTGGTGGCTACCGGGTTCGTCGCCCGCGACCGCCAGGATCGCGTCACCACGCTGGGCCGCAACGGCAGCGACTATTCCGGTGCGATCTTCGCCGCGCTGTTCAATGCCGATGAACTGCATATCTGGACCGACGTCGACGGCGTGCTGTCGGCCGACCCGCGGCTGGTGCCGGAGGCTGTGCAGCTGCACGCGCTGAGCTACGACGAGGCCTGCGAGCTGGCCTACTTCGGGGCCAAGGTGGTGCATCCGCAGACCATGTCGCCGGCAATCCGGCTGGGCCTGCCGATCTTCATCCGCAATACGTTCCATCCCGGTCATCCGGGTACCCGCATCAGCGCCGAGCGCTCGCCACGTGGTCCGGTAAAGGGGCTGACGCTGAGCGCGGATCTGGCCCTGCTCAATCTGGAAGGCACCGGTCTGATCGGCGTGCCGGGTACCGCCGAACGCGTGTTCGCCGCACTGCGCCAAGCGCAGGTCTCGGTGGTGATGATCTCGCAGGGGTCCTCCGAACATTCGATCTGCTGCGTTGTCCGTGCTGGCGAAGCGGCGCGTGGTCGCGATGCCGTGGTGCAGGCGTTCTCGCACGAACTGGCTGCCGGCCAGGTACAGCGCGTGCAGGTCAGCGAGGGCGTCAGCGTGCTGGCCGCGGTCGGCGATGGCATGGCGGGCCAGCCTGGCGTGGCTGCGCGGCTGTTCGAATCGCTGGGCCGGGCGCAGGTGAACATCCTGGCGATCGCGCAGGGGTCGTCCGAGCGCAACATCTCGGTGGCGGTGGCAAGCGCCGACGCGACCCGCGCGCTGCGTGCCGCGCATGCGGGGTTCTGGCTGTCGCCGCAGACGTTCGCGGTGGGCGTGATCGGTCCGGGCAATGTCGGCGCCGCGCTGCTGGACCAGTTGCTGGCAGCGCGCCCGCAGCTGCTGGCCAAGGCCAATGTCGACCTGCGCCTGCGCGCGCTTGCGTCACGCTCGCGCATGCGCCTGGAGGCCGATGGGCTGCATGAAGACTGGCGGCAGGCATTGCAGGACGCCGGACAGGCCAGTGACCTGGACCAGTTCACCGAGCACCTGCTGGCCGCACATCTGCCGCATGCGGTGGTGATCGACTGCAGTGGCAGCGCAGAGGTTGCCGAGCGCTATGAAGGTTGGCTGGCCGCAGGCATCCATGTAGTGACCCCGAACAAGCAGGCCGGTGCCGGGCCGCTCGCACGCTACCAGCGCATCCGCGCGGCGGCCGCCGCCAGTGGCGCGCGCTTCCGCTACGAGGCCACGGTGGGTGCCGGCCTGCCGGTGATCACCACGCTGCGTGACCTGGTGGATACCGGCGACGAAGTGCTGGCGATCGAAGGCATTTTCTCCGGCACGCTGGCCTGGTTGTTCAATCGCTTCGACGGCAGCCAGCCGTTCTCGGAACTGGTCGCGCAGGCACGCTCGATGGGCTACACCGAGCCGGATCCGCGCGATGACCTGTCCGGTGTGGACGTCGCGCGCAAGCTGGTGATCCTGGCCCGCGAGGCCGGACACGCACTCAGCCTGGAGCAGGTGCAGGTCGAGAGCCTGGTGCCGGCGTTGCTGCGCGAGGGAAGCGTGGACGACTTCATGGCCCGTCTGGGCGCATCCGATGACGCGCTGCTGGCACGGCTGCACGACGCCCGCGAGCGCGGTGCAGTGCTGCGCTATGTCGCGCGGCTGGGACCGGACGGTGCCTCGGTCGGCCTGCAGGAGCTGCCGGCGGACCACGCGTTCGCCAACCTGCGGTTGACCGACAACGTGGTGCAGTTCCGTACCCGCCGCTACTGCGACAACCCGCTGGTGGTGCAGGGCCCGGGCGCGGGTCCGGAAGTCACCGCTGCCGGTGTGTTCGCCGATCTGCTGCGGGTGGCGGCCGGCGAAGGGGCGCGCCTGTGA
- a CDS encoding DUF6691 family protein, whose product MSRSLWAACAAGGLFGAGLALAGMTDPRRVLGFLDVAGDFDPTLAWVLASALLVSALGQFWLRRWHRPCCAERFQLPAAQAVDKRLLLGAAVFGIGWGWVGYCPGPALAALAVRAREALWFVPAMAGGFWLHDRWLR is encoded by the coding sequence ATGAGCCGCAGCTTGTGGGCCGCATGTGCTGCCGGTGGCCTGTTCGGCGCCGGCCTCGCGCTGGCCGGCATGACCGACCCGCGTCGCGTGCTCGGTTTCCTCGATGTGGCCGGCGACTTCGATCCCACGCTGGCCTGGGTACTGGCGTCGGCACTGCTGGTCAGTGCACTGGGTCAGTTCTGGCTGCGGCGGTGGCACCGCCCATGCTGCGCCGAGCGCTTCCAGCTGCCGGCAGCGCAGGCGGTCGATAAGCGGTTGCTGCTGGGCGCGGCAGTGTTCGGCATCGGCTGGGGCTGGGTCGGGTATTGCCCGGGGCCCGCGCTGGCCGCGTTGGCGGTGAGGGCGCGCGAAGCGTTGTGGTTCGTGCCGGCGATGGCGGGTGGTTTCTGGCTGCATGACCGCTGGCTGCGCTGA
- a CDS encoding DMT family transporter produces MRNNPIALGIANGIAAGALWGVVFLAPAVLNTFNALQLSAGRYLVYGLIAVALLLPRWKRLAPKLGRAEWIGLLWLSLAGNLVYFLLLATAVQWAGGAAASLIVGLIPVVVTLVGVREQGAVPLKPLLPALGLCVLGVAMVGWEALMSEHLGTPWRQRLIGLLCAFGALFSWALYSIGNSRWLARRPDLSSHDWSLLTGVTTGGLSLLLVPMAFIGHAGTHTAAQWSGFWAISAGVAVVASILGNAFWNRASRLLPLTLTGQMIVFETLFALLYAFAWQRRWPSLLELLAIVLLVGGVLLCAHAHRTPRAITEHVG; encoded by the coding sequence ATGCGCAACAACCCGATTGCTCTGGGCATCGCCAATGGCATTGCCGCCGGTGCGCTGTGGGGCGTGGTCTTCCTCGCGCCCGCCGTGCTGAACACCTTCAACGCACTGCAGCTCTCCGCTGGCCGCTATCTGGTCTATGGCCTGATCGCGGTGGCCCTGCTGCTGCCGCGCTGGAAGCGCTTGGCGCCGAAGCTCGGCCGCGCCGAATGGATCGGCCTGTTGTGGCTGAGCCTGGCCGGCAACCTGGTGTACTTCCTACTGTTGGCCACGGCGGTGCAGTGGGCCGGTGGCGCCGCTGCTTCGTTGATTGTCGGCCTGATTCCGGTCGTGGTCACCCTGGTGGGCGTGCGCGAGCAGGGCGCGGTGCCGTTGAAGCCGTTGCTGCCGGCGCTGGGCCTGTGCGTGCTCGGGGTGGCGATGGTCGGCTGGGAAGCGCTGATGTCCGAACACCTGGGCACCCCCTGGCGGCAGCGCCTGATCGGCCTGCTGTGTGCGTTCGGTGCGTTGTTCTCGTGGGCGCTGTACTCCATCGGCAACAGCCGCTGGTTGGCACGACGGCCTGATCTTTCCAGCCATGACTGGTCGCTGCTGACCGGCGTCACTACCGGCGGATTGTCACTGCTGCTGGTGCCGATGGCGTTCATCGGACACGCTGGGACTCATACGGCCGCGCAGTGGAGTGGGTTCTGGGCCATCAGCGCGGGCGTTGCGGTGGTCGCTTCGATCCTCGGCAACGCGTTCTGGAACCGCGCCAGTCGCCTGCTGCCGCTGACCCTGACCGGGCAGATGATCGTGTTCGAAACCCTGTTCGCGCTTCTCTATGCCTTCGCCTGGCAGCGACGTTGGCCAAGCCTGCTGGAACTGCTGGCGATCGTGCTGCTGGTCGGCGGCGTGCTGTTGTGCGCGCATGCGCACCGCACGCCCCGCGCGATCACCGAACATGTCGGCTGA
- a CDS encoding helix-turn-helix domain-containing protein: protein MGAIFHLRHYGQATGLDRHDYAQWVLPLQGELQFEMEGRGGRLDLLQGAFVAAGEAHDQVADGPNGFVIVDCGPGVLDDATQEHLCRQRWLHLPASLRQRLARVQAGQPVPALLPELLRMFAPAGSGARLQGLCAAVEAMPGQVWSVARMAAFVGISESRLHAVFRCEFGVSPQAWLSASRLRWAKHQLRVSPASISDIALAAGYSEQSALTRALRRECGQTPAAWRRAGGQ, encoded by the coding sequence ATGGGCGCGATCTTCCATCTACGACACTACGGCCAGGCCACCGGCCTGGATCGCCACGACTATGCGCAGTGGGTGTTGCCACTGCAGGGTGAGCTGCAGTTCGAGATGGAGGGCAGGGGCGGCCGTCTTGACTTGTTGCAGGGTGCCTTCGTGGCTGCCGGCGAGGCACACGACCAGGTGGCCGACGGCCCCAACGGTTTCGTGATTGTCGACTGCGGGCCGGGTGTGCTCGATGACGCGACCCAGGAGCACCTGTGCCGGCAACGCTGGCTGCATCTACCTGCCTCATTGCGGCAGCGGCTTGCCCGGGTACAGGCAGGGCAGCCGGTGCCGGCGCTGCTGCCGGAACTGCTGCGGATGTTCGCCCCAGCGGGCAGCGGCGCGCGCCTGCAGGGTTTGTGCGCTGCCGTGGAGGCAATGCCCGGACAGGTGTGGTCGGTAGCGCGCATGGCCGCCTTTGTCGGCATCAGCGAAAGCCGTCTGCATGCGGTGTTCCGGTGTGAGTTCGGGGTCAGCCCGCAGGCCTGGCTCAGTGCCAGCCGGCTGCGCTGGGCCAAGCACCAGTTGCGGGTCAGCCCGGCATCGATCAGCGACATCGCACTGGCCGCTGGGTATTCCGAGCAGAGTGCACTGACCCGCGCGCTGCGCCGCGAATGCGGGCAGACCCCGGCAGCATGGCGGCGGGCGGGCGGCCAGTAG
- a CDS encoding linear amide C-N hydrolase yields MARMKWNGSALLAAALATAAMPAMACTRAVYLGDNGDVITARSMDWKVDVATNLYVLPRGIARTGKAGPGSIAWTARYGSVVATGYDISTTDGMNEKGLVANLLWLVESEYPAQRSGKPGLSISLWAQYVLDNFATVEEAVTALQREPYSIVTDKVPGEDRQATLHLSLSDASGDSAIVEYIGGRQVIHHDRRYQVMTNSPIFDQQLALNSYWQQIGGTVMLPGTNRSADRFARASFYINAIPKAEDPVEALASVFSVIRNVSVPFGITTPGEPNISSTRWRTVADHKRRLYFFESALTPNTFWVDLTKVDFGGKVLKLDLGRDQRNTFAGDALQHFVPSAPFTFLGVEG; encoded by the coding sequence ATGGCACGGATGAAGTGGAACGGCAGCGCGTTGTTGGCGGCGGCACTGGCGACAGCGGCGATGCCGGCGATGGCCTGCACGCGCGCGGTGTATCTGGGCGACAACGGCGATGTCATCACCGCCCGCTCGATGGACTGGAAAGTGGATGTCGCCACCAATCTTTACGTGTTGCCGCGTGGCATCGCGCGCACTGGCAAGGCCGGGCCGGGCTCGATCGCATGGACTGCGCGCTACGGCAGCGTGGTGGCCACCGGCTACGACATCTCCACCACCGATGGCATGAACGAGAAGGGCCTGGTCGCCAACCTGCTGTGGCTGGTCGAGTCGGAATACCCGGCTCAGCGCAGCGGCAAGCCCGGCCTGTCGATCTCGTTGTGGGCGCAGTACGTGCTGGACAATTTCGCCACGGTGGAAGAAGCCGTGACCGCCCTGCAGCGCGAGCCGTATTCGATCGTCACCGACAAGGTGCCTGGCGAAGACCGCCAGGCGACGCTGCATCTGTCGCTGTCCGATGCCAGTGGTGACAGCGCGATCGTCGAGTACATCGGCGGACGCCAGGTGATCCACCACGATCGCCGCTACCAGGTGATGACCAATTCGCCGATCTTCGACCAGCAACTGGCGTTGAACAGCTACTGGCAGCAGATCGGTGGCACGGTGATGCTGCCCGGCACCAACCGTTCCGCCGACCGCTTCGCGCGTGCGTCGTTCTACATCAACGCGATTCCGAAAGCGGAAGATCCGGTGGAGGCGCTGGCCAGTGTGTTCAGCGTGATCCGCAACGTGTCGGTGCCGTTCGGCATCACCACGCCGGGCGAGCCCAACATTTCGTCCACCCGCTGGCGCACGGTCGCCGACCACAAGCGGCGCCTGTACTTCTTCGAGTCGGCACTGACGCCCAACACCTTCTGGGTCGACCTGACCAAGGTCGATTTCGGCGGCAAGGTGCTCAAGCTCGATCTCGGCCGTGACCAGCGCAATACGTTTGCCGGGGATGCGCTGCAGCACTTCGTGCCCAGCGCGCCGTTCACCTTCCTTGGCGTGGAGGGTTAG
- a CDS encoding YeeE/YedE family protein, translating into MNLPWAAIAGGGLIGTSAVVLLATLGRVAGISGITAGAVAAPRGDRGWRWAFLLGLMVAAAAVLSWQAGAGQPARALLRDALPAWQLIAAGVLVGVGTRLGNGCTSGHGVCGLARGSRRSLVAVLVFMACAMLTTFLVRHGGGLA; encoded by the coding sequence GTGAACCTGCCATGGGCGGCAATTGCAGGCGGCGGCCTGATCGGTACGTCGGCAGTGGTGCTGCTGGCCACGCTCGGTCGGGTGGCCGGCATCAGCGGCATCACTGCAGGCGCCGTGGCCGCACCGCGAGGTGATCGTGGCTGGCGCTGGGCCTTCCTGCTCGGATTGATGGTGGCTGCGGCGGCGGTGCTGAGCTGGCAGGCGGGCGCTGGACAACCGGCGCGCGCGTTGTTGCGTGACGCACTGCCGGCCTGGCAATTGATCGCTGCCGGTGTACTGGTGGGCGTCGGTACGCGGCTGGGCAATGGCTGCACCAGCGGCCACGGTGTCTGTGGCCTCGCCCGTGGTTCACGACGATCGCTGGTGGCGGTGTTGGTGTTCATGGCCTGCGCGATGCTCACCACGTTCCTGGTGCGCCACGGCGGGGGTCTTGCATGA